A DNA window from Ornithodoros turicata isolate Travis chromosome 10, ASM3712646v1, whole genome shotgun sequence contains the following coding sequences:
- the LOC135369989 gene encoding uncharacterized protein C1orf50 homolog, whose protein sequence is MDDRRGTMSVKITNGRVDGMVNLAGDIPPSKVPRVDLVALAEQIQTADSFVQASVSNKLSVIVEQVRFLQKQAQAILEEGKRNADLHHAACNFKKVPGSTYYLYRRQTGQKYFSMIKPEEWGTSCPHEFLGGYRLEYDMSWTPLKDLERFDQDRNCVRHIAQLVQGELEPMAIADSLSSFKQHN, encoded by the exons GCACAATGTCTGTTAAAATTACAAATGGCCGGGTCGACGGCATGGTTAACCTGGCCGGGGACATTCCACCGTCAAAGGTGCCAAGGGTCGACCTTGTGGCCCTCGCGGAGCAAATCCAAACA GCGGACAGCTTTGTGCAGGCAAGCGTGTCCAACAAACTGTCCGTCATCGTGGAACAGGTGAGGTTCCTCCAGAAGCAGGCACAGGCCATCTTGGAAGAGGGCAAACGTAACGCGGATCTGCATCATGCTGCCTGCAACTTCAAGAAGGTTCCTGGATCGACGTACTATCTCTACAGGAGGCAGACTGGCCAGAAATACTTTTCCATGATAAAACCCGAG GAATGGGGAACGTCCTGTCCGCACGAATTCCTAGGAGGCTACAGACTCGAGTACGATATGTCCTGGACACCACTCAAAGACTTGGAGCGTTTCGATCAAGATAGGAACTGTGTCAGGCACATTGCACAGCTAGTGCAGGGAGAGTTGGAACCAATGGCCATTGCAGATTCCTTGTCATCGTTTAAACAA